In Sphingomonas psychrotolerans, the following proteins share a genomic window:
- a CDS encoding F0F1 ATP synthase subunit B family protein, with amino-acid sequence MAEAAHPAVSDTVSENLTEAKHGEGMPVRDTGTHALTAAEGGVGPTGTHHPDPSLFGVLDATVWVSIAMAVFLLILIWKKVPGLITRGLDNQIAAIRNRLDEAKQLRAEAEALRDEYARKIAGAEAQAQAMLAHAEEEAGAVLAKAEADATELTARRARMAEDKIAAAERAAIQAVRAKAAEAATRAAAAIIADKHGAEADKALVDKTIAGLGRLN; translated from the coding sequence ATGGCTGAGGCAGCACATCCGGCGGTGTCGGACACCGTCTCCGAGAACCTGACCGAAGCGAAGCATGGCGAAGGCATGCCGGTGCGCGACACCGGTACGCATGCACTCACCGCCGCCGAAGGCGGCGTCGGCCCGACCGGCACGCATCATCCCGATCCGTCGCTATTCGGGGTGCTCGACGCCACCGTCTGGGTGTCGATCGCGATGGCGGTGTTCCTCCTGATCCTGATCTGGAAGAAGGTGCCGGGTCTGATCACCCGCGGGCTCGACAATCAGATCGCGGCGATCCGCAACCGGCTCGACGAGGCGAAGCAACTTCGCGCCGAGGCCGAGGCGCTGCGCGACGAATATGCGCGGAAGATCGCAGGTGCCGAGGCGCAGGCGCAGGCCATGCTCGCGCATGCCGAGGAAGAGGCCGGGGCCGTGCTCGCCAAGGCCGAGGCCGATGCCACCGAGCTGACAGCGCGCCGCGCGCGGATGGCCGAGGACAAGATCGCCGCCGCCGAGCGCGCCGCGATCCAGGCGGTGCGCGCCAAGGCCGCCGAAGCCGCGACCCGCGCTGCCGCGGCGATCATCGCCGACAAGCACGGTGCCGAGGCCGACAAGGCACTGGTCGACAAGACCATCGCGGGACTCGGCCGACTCAACTGA
- a CDS encoding F0F1 ATP synthase subunit A yields MAAESGKIDPMHQFEVQTIWDGFNVAGHQIAFTNSALWMCIAAFVLWAFMLGGMKRAVVPGRWQMLVENFTGFIDSMLAQNIGKEGRTYLPYVFSLFMFILFANVLGLLPLGLVGIHPFTFTSHFTVTGVLAIMSFSIVLIVGFWKHGFKFFSLFVPHGTPLWLIWLIPAIEFVSFMVRPFSLGLRLFVAMIAGHILLKVLAGFVINAGNAGLIPGLGVGIPSFALMVGISALEILVAGIQAYVFALLTSLYINDAEHLH; encoded by the coding sequence GTGGCGGCTGAATCAGGCAAGATCGACCCGATGCACCAGTTCGAGGTGCAGACGATCTGGGACGGCTTCAATGTAGCCGGGCACCAGATCGCCTTCACGAACTCGGCACTGTGGATGTGCATCGCGGCCTTCGTCCTCTGGGCATTCATGCTCGGGGGCATGAAGCGCGCCGTGGTGCCCGGCCGCTGGCAGATGCTGGTCGAGAACTTCACCGGCTTCATCGATTCGATGCTGGCGCAGAATATCGGCAAGGAGGGGCGCACCTACCTCCCTTACGTGTTCTCGCTGTTCATGTTCATCCTGTTCGCCAATGTGCTCGGGCTGTTGCCGCTGGGCCTGGTGGGCATCCACCCATTCACTTTCACCAGCCACTTCACCGTCACCGGCGTGCTGGCGATCATGAGCTTCTCGATCGTGCTGATCGTCGGCTTCTGGAAGCATGGGTTCAAGTTCTTCTCGCTGTTCGTGCCGCACGGCACGCCCTTGTGGCTGATCTGGCTGATCCCCGCGATCGAGTTCGTCAGCTTCATGGTGCGGCCGTTCTCGCTGGGCCTGCGACTGTTCGTCGCGATGATCGCCGGGCACATCCTGTTGAAGGTGCTCGCGGGCTTCGTGATCAACGCCGGCAATGCCGGGCTGATCCCCGGCCTCGGCGTCGGCATCCCCAGCTTCGCGCTGATGGTCGGCATCTCGGCGCTTGAGATCCTCGTCGCCGGCATCCAGGCCTATGTCTTTGCGCTGCTCACGTCGCTGTACATCAACGACGCCGAGCATCTGCACTGA
- a CDS encoding response regulator, producing MVSKRPDIGRVAILSGLALICAAMVGTFFLFRAEQRADMVMVQTLQVQERLNSLVTRAQEALLGESGYLLAGDERFVARYTQAREKLHLELAALIRQMAADPAQVMAARQLDHCWRTRLSYTDVRFAWARSGRVEDARRSLRAVLDRPVTDRCRAIVIGMKAEGARQFEQQRAAADRQATLFSIWLLLCAAAVIAFALRSTLRALSTAHKTSVARDQLLNANARLHEEAASREAAETQLRQLQKMESIGQLTGGIAHDFNNMLAIVIGSLDLARRRVEHDVKRAQEHIDTAMSGAQRAAQLTSQLLAFGRRQPLAPSAFDASQLIRRLSELLRRTIGGKVDFQIDPASGLWPVRADVGQLESALVNLSLNARDAMIDGGKLVVSTANVKLDPAYAAMHPGVAPGDYVRITVRDSGTGMLPEVRDRAFEPFFTTKPMGKGTGLGLSQVYGFVKQSGGHAVIESESGSGTAVNLYLPRHKGKVAEVESWQAGPETRLPGARGSQIVLVVDDEDKVRQLAVDALRELGYIVLSASGGESALILLETQPRVDLLLTDVLMPGMHGTKLAAQVETLRPEIKLLYMSGYPSDGIVSDGMLADGVALLPKPFTVAQLAAKVRQVLDGERMPA from the coding sequence ATGGTCAGCAAACGCCCGGATATAGGTCGCGTCGCCATTCTATCCGGGCTGGCGTTGATCTGCGCAGCCATGGTCGGGACCTTCTTCCTGTTTCGCGCCGAGCAGCGCGCCGATATGGTCATGGTGCAGACCCTGCAGGTCCAGGAGCGGCTCAACAGCCTCGTCACGCGCGCGCAGGAAGCATTGCTGGGCGAGAGCGGCTATCTGCTCGCGGGAGACGAGCGCTTCGTCGCGCGCTATACGCAGGCACGCGAGAAGCTGCACCTCGAACTCGCGGCACTGATCCGCCAAATGGCAGCCGATCCCGCACAAGTGATGGCTGCCCGGCAACTCGATCATTGCTGGCGCACCAGGCTATCCTACACCGACGTGCGGTTTGCGTGGGCACGGTCGGGACGCGTGGAGGATGCCAGGCGCTCGCTCCGCGCCGTGCTCGATCGACCGGTCACCGATCGGTGCCGCGCGATCGTCATCGGGATGAAGGCCGAGGGGGCGCGGCAATTCGAACAGCAGCGCGCCGCGGCGGACCGGCAGGCGACTCTGTTCTCGATCTGGCTGCTGCTATGCGCCGCCGCGGTGATTGCGTTTGCGCTGCGGTCCACGCTGCGGGCGCTGTCCACCGCCCACAAGACTTCGGTTGCGCGGGACCAGCTGCTCAATGCCAATGCGCGGTTGCACGAGGAGGCCGCCAGCCGGGAGGCGGCGGAGACCCAGCTGCGCCAGCTACAGAAGATGGAGTCGATCGGTCAGCTGACCGGCGGCATCGCGCATGACTTCAACAACATGCTGGCGATCGTGATCGGGTCGCTCGATCTGGCCCGCCGCCGGGTCGAGCACGACGTCAAGCGTGCGCAGGAGCATATCGATACAGCGATGTCGGGCGCGCAGCGCGCCGCCCAGCTCACCTCACAGCTGCTTGCCTTCGGGCGCCGCCAGCCGCTCGCGCCCTCCGCCTTCGATGCGAGCCAGCTGATCCGCCGGCTGTCGGAGCTGTTGCGGCGGACGATCGGCGGCAAGGTCGATTTCCAGATCGATCCGGCGAGCGGGCTGTGGCCGGTCCGCGCCGATGTCGGCCAGCTCGAGAGTGCGTTGGTCAATCTGTCGCTCAATGCGCGCGACGCGATGATCGATGGCGGCAAGCTCGTGGTCAGCACGGCGAACGTGAAACTCGATCCCGCTTATGCTGCGATGCATCCCGGCGTGGCGCCCGGAGACTATGTCCGTATCACCGTGCGTGACAGCGGGACGGGAATGCTCCCCGAAGTGCGGGATCGCGCCTTCGAGCCCTTCTTCACTACCAAGCCGATGGGCAAAGGCACGGGGCTGGGGCTGAGCCAGGTCTATGGCTTCGTCAAGCAATCGGGCGGGCATGCCGTGATCGAATCCGAGTCGGGAAGCGGCACCGCGGTGAATCTCTATCTGCCGCGACACAAGGGCAAGGTGGCTGAGGTCGAAAGCTGGCAGGCGGGACCGGAGACGCGCCTGCCCGGCGCGCGCGGGAGCCAGATCGTTCTCGTCGTCGACGACGAGGACAAAGTGCGCCAACTCGCCGTCGATGCGCTTCGCGAGCTCGGCTATATCGTGCTGTCGGCATCCGGCGGGGAGTCGGCGCTGATCTTGCTCGAAACCCAGCCGCGCGTAGATCTATTGCTCACCGACGTGCTGATGCCCGGAATGCACGGCACCAAGCTGGCTGCGCAGGTCGAGACGCTCCGGCCCGAGATCAAGCTGCTCTACATGAGCGGCTATCCGAGCGACGGGATTGTCAGCGACGGCATGCTGGCCGACGGCGTTGCTCTGCTCCCCAAGCCCTTCACCGTCGCGCAGCTCGCCGCGAAGGTGCGGCAAGTGCTCGACGGTGAGAGGATGCCGGCTTAG
- a CDS encoding F0F1 ATP synthase subunit B family protein, translating into MPQISQLAETFASQLFWLLVTFGFVFFVVGKVMLPKVLSTVDARDQSVAGDLAAAEAARVAADQAEENWRIEENAAREGAQKRIAEARAQGTAAAEKRLAAAHAETDARIAAAEAQIAEATTAASAEIEAVAVEAARDIVARFSGAKVTAVEAKKAVKAALNG; encoded by the coding sequence ATGCCTCAGATCTCCCAACTCGCCGAAACCTTCGCGTCGCAGCTATTCTGGCTGCTCGTGACGTTCGGCTTCGTCTTCTTCGTCGTGGGCAAGGTGATGCTGCCCAAGGTGCTGTCGACGGTCGATGCGCGCGACCAATCGGTCGCCGGCGACCTCGCCGCTGCCGAGGCGGCGCGTGTCGCTGCCGATCAGGCCGAAGAGAATTGGCGGATCGAGGAAAACGCCGCACGCGAAGGCGCGCAGAAGCGCATCGCCGAGGCGCGGGCGCAGGGCACTGCCGCGGCGGAGAAGCGGCTCGCCGCGGCGCATGCCGAGACCGATGCCCGCATCGCGGCAGCCGAGGCGCAGATCGCCGAGGCGACGACTGCGGCGAGTGCCGAGATCGAGGCAGTGGCGGTCGAAGCCGCGCGCGACATCGTCGCACGCTTCTCGGGCGCCAAGGTAACGGCCGTCGAGGCCAAGAAGGCAGTGAAGGCGGCGCTCAATGGCTGA
- a CDS encoding AtpZ/AtpI family protein, with product MVENEPGLDPLTEDARLNSLDERLRRAKTEEAIRTGAVDTKGDASYRLGNRVLAELIGSMVGGAVIGATLDWLLGTSPWLLLVLLFLGIGSAFRNIIRISNQRSK from the coding sequence ATGGTCGAGAACGAGCCCGGACTGGACCCCTTGACCGAGGATGCCCGCCTGAACTCGCTCGACGAGCGATTGCGGCGAGCAAAGACGGAAGAGGCGATCAGAACCGGCGCCGTGGATACCAAAGGCGATGCCAGTTATCGCCTCGGGAACCGCGTGCTGGCCGAACTGATTGGCAGCATGGTTGGAGGAGCAGTGATCGGCGCTACGCTCGATTGGCTGCTGGGAACCTCCCCGTGGCTCCTGCTCGTGCTCCTGTTCCTCGGAATCGGCAGCGCGTTCAGGAACATCATCAGGATTTCGAACCAGCGCTCGAAGTGA
- the uvrC gene encoding excinuclease ABC subunit UvrC: MSDPNSPNRFNEENATYAVRGEGVPDLDAGVAAIRNVLKTLPVRPGVYRMQDARGDVLYVGKARALKNRVNNYTQVTRLSKRLQRMVAQTRSMTIVTTNNEAEALLLEAQLIKRYRPPYNVLLRDDKSFPFILLRQDHAFGRVQLHRGARRYKGDYFGPFAGAGQVRKTLNALQKLFLLRSCTDGFFATRDRPCLLYQIRRCSAPCVGRIDEAGYAELVSDARDFLQGKSTKVQAKLAEQMQAAAENLDFELAVILRDRLKALTFIQGSQAINAEGVGDADIFALACKSGVMGIQAFFIRGGQNWGHRSFFPAHTNEVPEDEVLSQFLMQFYEEVPPPKTIFVDRNLEEAKLIAEALAERAGHRVALGVPQRGPRRRLLEQAQRNAVEALDRRMAESTTQAKLLAEVADLFELPEPPERIEIYDNSHIQGTNALGAMVVAGPEGFQKNQYRKFNIKRPETIAGDDFGMMREVFGRRFARAQDEDPDRQGGTWPDLVLIDGGRGQLNAVKGVLEDLGIEDVCLVGVAKGPHHGRDGREVFHLMDGRELTLPVNSPVLFFLQRLRDEVHRFAIGAHRDKRSKAIGASPLDEVPGIGPARKKALLMHFGTARAVRGASLEDLQKAPGVSAAVAQQVHDYFHTR; encoded by the coding sequence ATGTCCGACCCCAATTCCCCCAACCGATTCAATGAGGAAAATGCTACCTACGCCGTGCGCGGCGAGGGCGTGCCCGATCTCGACGCCGGCGTGGCGGCGATACGCAATGTCTTGAAGACTCTGCCGGTGCGTCCCGGCGTGTATCGGATGCAGGATGCGCGCGGCGACGTGCTGTACGTGGGCAAGGCGCGCGCGCTCAAGAACCGGGTGAATAATTACACCCAGGTCACGCGCCTCTCGAAACGGCTCCAGCGGATGGTCGCGCAGACGCGGTCGATGACGATCGTCACCACCAACAACGAGGCCGAGGCGCTGCTGCTCGAGGCGCAGCTGATCAAGCGCTATCGCCCGCCGTACAACGTGTTGCTGCGCGACGATAAGAGCTTCCCGTTCATTCTGCTGCGGCAGGATCATGCCTTTGGGCGGGTCCAGCTCCATCGCGGCGCGCGGCGCTACAAGGGCGATTATTTCGGGCCGTTCGCCGGGGCGGGGCAGGTGCGCAAGACGCTCAACGCGTTGCAGAAGCTGTTCCTGCTGCGGAGTTGTACCGACGGCTTTTTCGCGACGCGCGACCGGCCGTGCCTGCTCTACCAGATCCGCCGCTGCTCGGCGCCGTGCGTCGGGCGGATCGACGAAGCGGGCTATGCCGAGCTGGTAAGCGACGCGCGCGACTTCCTGCAGGGCAAATCGACCAAGGTGCAGGCCAAGCTCGCCGAGCAGATGCAGGCCGCCGCCGAAAATCTGGATTTCGAGCTGGCCGTGATCCTGCGCGATCGGCTGAAGGCGCTCACCTTCATCCAGGGGAGCCAGGCGATCAATGCCGAGGGGGTGGGCGACGCCGACATCTTCGCGCTTGCCTGCAAATCCGGCGTGATGGGGATCCAGGCCTTCTTCATCCGCGGCGGGCAGAATTGGGGGCATCGCAGCTTCTTCCCCGCGCACACCAACGAAGTGCCCGAGGACGAAGTGCTCAGCCAGTTCCTGATGCAATTCTACGAGGAAGTGCCGCCGCCCAAGACGATCTTCGTCGACCGCAATCTGGAGGAGGCAAAATTGATCGCCGAGGCGCTGGCCGAACGCGCGGGGCACCGGGTCGCGCTGGGCGTGCCGCAGCGCGGGCCGCGTCGACGGCTGCTCGAACAGGCGCAGCGCAACGCCGTCGAGGCGCTCGACCGGCGGATGGCCGAAAGCACGACGCAGGCGAAGCTGCTCGCCGAGGTCGCCGATCTATTCGAGCTGCCCGAGCCGCCCGAGCGGATCGAGATCTACGACAACAGCCACATCCAGGGCACCAATGCGCTCGGCGCGATGGTCGTCGCCGGACCCGAGGGGTTCCAGAAGAATCAGTACCGGAAATTCAACATCAAGCGGCCCGAAACGATCGCGGGCGACGATTTCGGCATGATGCGCGAGGTGTTCGGCCGCCGCTTCGCGCGCGCGCAGGACGAGGATCCCGATCGCCAGGGCGGCACCTGGCCCGATCTGGTGCTGATCGACGGCGGGCGCGGGCAGCTCAACGCCGTGAAGGGCGTACTCGAGGATCTCGGCATCGAGGATGTGTGCCTCGTCGGGGTGGCCAAGGGGCCGCATCATGGCCGCGACGGACGCGAGGTGTTCCATCTGATGGACGGGCGCGAACTGACCTTGCCGGTCAATTCGCCGGTGCTGTTCTTTCTCCAGCGGCTGCGCGACGAAGTGCACCGCTTCGCGATCGGCGCGCACCGCGACAAGCGCAGCAAGGCGATTGGCGCCAGCCCGCTCGACGAGGTGCCGGGCATCGGCCCCGCGCGCAAGAAGGCGCTGCTGATGCATTTCGGCACGGCGCGGGCAGTGCGCGGCGCGAGCCTCGAGGATTTGCAGAAGGCGCCCGGCGTCTCCGCGGCGGTGGCACAGCAGGTGCACGACTATTTCCACACGCGATGA
- a CDS encoding F0F1 ATP synthase subunit C, whose protein sequence is MDAEAAKLIGAGLAAIGAGMAAIGVGNVFGSFLEGALRNPGAADGQQGRLFIGFAAAELLGLLAFVVAMILIFVA, encoded by the coding sequence ATGGACGCAGAAGCAGCAAAGCTCATCGGTGCGGGTCTCGCGGCGATCGGCGCCGGCATGGCCGCCATCGGTGTGGGCAACGTGTTCGGCAGCTTCCTCGAAGGCGCGCTGCGCAATCCGGGCGCGGCCGACGGCCAGCAGGGCCGTCTGTTCATCGGCTTCGCGGCCGCCGAGCTTCTCGGTCTGCTTGCGTTCGTCGTCGCGATGATCCTGATCTTCGTCGCCTAA
- a CDS encoding class I SAM-dependent methyltransferase, which yields MKLNLSVALLALAAPLAAHGQTVPAPITAALADSGRPAADKERDAARHPGELLAFAGIKPGDKVADFIMGGGYFTRILARTVGAKGRVYAYQPAEFIQYRAAYADEQKTAVAGYANVTPLSDSLAAVKFAEPLDAIITVQNWHDLHLKMSPPGFAASMAKRLYDNLKPGGVLLVVDHVAAADPGFAAPDKLHRIDPAAARTEIESAGFKFDGSLPLLANPADPHTAIVFDPSIRGKTDQFIYRFRKPR from the coding sequence ATGAAGCTCAATCTTTCCGTCGCCCTGCTCGCGCTGGCCGCACCGCTTGCCGCCCACGGCCAGACCGTCCCCGCCCCGATCACCGCCGCGCTCGCCGATTCCGGACGCCCGGCCGCCGACAAGGAACGCGACGCCGCCCGCCACCCCGGCGAGTTGCTCGCCTTCGCCGGCATCAAGCCGGGCGACAAGGTGGCAGACTTCATCATGGGCGGCGGCTATTTCACGCGCATCCTCGCCAGGACCGTCGGCGCCAAGGGCCGCGTCTATGCCTATCAGCCTGCCGAGTTCATCCAGTATCGCGCCGCCTATGCCGACGAGCAGAAGACCGCCGTCGCTGGGTACGCCAATGTCACCCCGCTCAGCGATTCGCTCGCCGCGGTGAAGTTCGCCGAGCCGCTCGACGCGATCATCACGGTGCAGAACTGGCACGATCTCCACCTCAAAATGTCCCCGCCGGGCTTCGCCGCGTCGATGGCGAAACGGCTCTATGACAATCTCAAGCCGGGCGGCGTGCTGCTGGTGGTCGACCATGTCGCCGCCGCCGATCCGGGATTCGCGGCGCCAGACAAGCTCCACCGCATCGACCCTGCCGCTGCCCGCACGGAAATCGAAAGCGCGGGGTTCAAATTCGACGGCAGTTTGCCGCTGCTCGCCAACCCGGCCGATCCGCACACGGCGATCGTGTTCGACCCGTCGATCCGCGGCAAGACCGACCAGTTCATCTACCGCTTCCGCAAGCCGCGCTAA